The genome window TTTTCACTCTGGGTTTCAATTTTGTAAGTTATGCTATCAAGATTAAATGGGTCTGGAATATGTGTCTTAACTGGTATTAAGCTTTTATAGAATATATCATAACTATCAACGTTGCCAATAATTTGATCTTTATTACTAGCTATTTTTTCTAAACCAAGAAGAGAAGACTTTTCTTTAACTGACCTTCCTTGCTTATCGTACCATTCATAACTGTCAATATTTGGCAATAAGTCTATAGAGACTTTATATTTTGTATATTCACCCTGTATGTTGCCCTCTTTTAATACTTCAGAGCCAACTTTTTGGGCTGTAACAGTTACGATTTTAATATCATTAGTTGGGTCTATGGTTGAATATTCCAGAGTTTCTTTCTCATTATCCTGGAATAATTGGTTTATTGCGTAGGGAAAAAGTATTTCTTTTTTTATTTCGATTTCTTCTGACTTTGTATTTCCGTTTATGATTGAGGTAACGTGCAGTCTTTTAGGAGATAAAAATCTACCCTTGATATTTATGGTTTCTCCCTTGCTTTCCATATTCGCAGCAAATGAAATCGGATCTCCTTTCATATCTTCGATAAATTGGATGTCTTGAAGTATTTTAACGTCAAAACCAAGACGTTTGAACTTGAGTTCATAGTGTTTATTGGTGACTATTATTTTTTTATCTGCATCTTCTTGTTCTTCTTGTGATACAAAACTATATCCTATCTGACTTTCCTTAATTTTTGTCTGGTAATATTGTTCATAAAAAGGAGCTGCCCAAGCTTTACCTGTGCAAAAAATCAGTATTACACTGATAAACAGGGCAAAAATTTTTATATCTCTCATTGGCAGAAATTCCCCTCAAAAATATTTTGAATATTTCTATTTATTATAATGTTTTATTTATTAAAATATGAACAACTTTGTTAATCACTTAATAAAATTTTTCAAGATAAGCTTATGTCTGACATTTAAGAAAGAAGGAATTTATATGCATTAACCCTTAACGTAAGCTTTATAATGTTCCAATTTGCGTCAATATAAATTGCTGCAACCTGTTTGATTATTCCTGGACAAGACACCATCTTTCAAGAAGGTTTTCCGGGATTTTTTCAACAAATCTTGAAGGTTTTGAAAGTGTGATTCCTTGATTATAATCAAACATATCTATCGGATAAGTGATATAAAGATTATTTTTAGCCCTTGTAGTTGCTACATACATTAATCGTCTTTCTTCTTCCAGGCTATCTTGATCATCATAGGAGTATATGGAAGGAAATTTCCCTTCTACAGCTCCAATAATGAAAACAGTATCCCATTCCAGTCCCTTTGCAGAGTGTATGGTAGAAAGAGTTAAATATTCATCGTGTATAGCTCCTTTTTGAACGTCAGAGAAGCTAGATTCAGGAGGTTCTAAGACTAAATCACTTAAAAAGCTTTCCAGGCTTCTATATCCTTCTGCAAGATATTTAAAATGTTCTAAATCTTTTTCACGCTTAGGAAAATCGTCATATCTATCCGCAAGAATCGGGTGATAATAATTGGCAATAATTTCTACAACTTCTGATGGTTTATATTTTCCCTGTCTGACTGTTTCAATAGAGTTAATAAGAGTATTTAACTGGTCTTTGCTTTTATTGCCTACAGGTAAAAGTTTAATATCCGTAATTTCTTTGCCTGATAAAATTGGAATTAGCTTACTGCTTGCAATATTTCCTATACCATTTAGCAATAATAAAATGCGATTCCAGCTTATCTGGTCTTCTCTATTCACTATGACCCTTAAATGGGCAATTATATCTTTTATATGAGCAGTATCAATAAATTTATAACCGCCAAATTTTCTAAATGGAATGCCTTTTTTACCAAGTTCTACCTCAAGATTATAGGTGGTTCTTGAGCTTCTTGCGAGTACTGCCATATTATTGAGAGAGATACCTTCTTCCTGTAACTCTAAAATTCTTTGTGAGACAAATTCTGATTCGATTTGTTGATTTGGCGCAACAACTATAGCAGGTTTTTCTCCATTTTTTCTAATTGTAAAAAGATTTTTGCTGTATTTTTCATAAGCATATTTAATAACATCATTTGTAACATCAAGAATTTCCTGAGTGCTTCTATAATTTTGTTCAAGCTTTATAACCTTTGCGCCTTCAAATAATTTTGGGAAATTAATAATATTCTTGAAATTGGCACCTCTAAAGGAGTAAATGCTTTGAGAATCGTCTCCTACCGCCATTACATTATTATGTGTATAAGCTAGCAATTTTACTATTTCAGCCTGAATGCTGTTTGTGTCCTGATATTCATCAATCATTATGTATTTATAAGTTTCTGACAGTTTTTTTCTTATTTTTTCGCTGGATAATAAGAGGACTTTTAGATATAAAAGCAAATCATCATAGTCTAAGAGAGAATTCGATCTCTTATAATCACCATATTGCTGGCATATTTCGATAATTTGATCTGTGCATTGCATAAACTGGGAATATTCTGATTCTATAATTTCAGGAACAGCAATGTCTTTATTGATAGCTTTTGAATAAATATCACAAATAGTAGCTTTTCTTGGAAATCTACGTTTCTTTGTGTCAACAATTTTGCCTCTTATCAGGTTTATAGCATCTTCTGCATCACTTCTATCAAGGATAGTGAAGGAGTTTTTAAGCTCTAGCTGGTCGGCATATTTTCTTAGTATCATATTAGCAAAAGAGTGAAAAGTTCCACCTGCTATGTTTTCGCATCTTGAATCTAATATTATTGAGGCTCTGCTGAGCATTTCTTCGGATGCTTTGCGGGTAAAAGTTAGCAAAAGTATGTTATCAGGTTTTATACCTGATTCAACCATCCTTGCTACTCTGTAAACAAGAGTTCTTGTCTTGCCCGTTCCAGCTCCGGCAATTACAAGGACAGGTCCTTCTGTATTTATAACAGCCTGATACTGGCTCTCGTTTAATTCAGCTTCGTAGTTTATCTGGAACTTGTTAACGGTAGAACTTTTTTTCAAGACATACTTTTTGACTGAACTTCCGGCTGTATTGGTTTCTGTTAAATTATTTTTTGTAATTTCTGTAGTCATAATAATATTATAAGCTAATTTATTAAGCTCGAAAATCTCTCCAGTTCTTCTTCAGTATTATAAAAATGGGGTGAAATTCTCAGGATATCCCCTCGTTTTGATAGTTGTACTTTGTTAGCAAGGAGTTTTAGAAAATCCTTCTCGATATCCCTAGTTTTAAATGATAAAATACCTGATCTGTATTGGTTATCAAGTGGACTTATTATCTCGATATTTTTATTTTGTAACAAATTTATAGCAGTATTTGTAAGATGTAAAATCCTTTTTTCGATATTTTCAATTCCATATTCATTAAATAAATCCAGACTTGCTCCTAATGACAGGATACCGGCAATATTTAAACTGCCTTCTTCAAACTTTTTTGCCGATTCTTCCAGGTCAAAATTTATATTGGTAAAATTTAAAGGATCCTTTACACTCTTCCATCCCACTGAAACAGGGTATACTTCATTTAATATTTTTTTATTGCAGTATAAAATTCCTGCTCCTTCAAGTGCTAAAAACCATTTATGTCCATCAGCAACAAGAAAGTCTATTTCTGTTTCTCTTATATCTAGCTTTAGAGCTCCTAATCCTTGAATAGCATCAACGCAAAAGTAGATTTTTCTGCCATATTCCAGAGATTTTTTCTTGCATATATCTGATATTGCTTTCAAGTCATTTCTAAAACCATTAATAAATTCAACCCAGCTGACAGACACTACTCTGGTATGCTGGTTTATTAAGTTTTCAAGTTCATTTAAATCTATAACGCCATTTTCTACTTTTAAAAAATTAACTTTAACCCCTTTTCTCTCCAGATTTAGCCAGGGATAAATATTTGCAGGAAATTCAATATCAGGAACAATAATATTGTCCTGTTCCCTAAATTCAATACCATTTGCCAGTATAGAGATTCCTGCTGAAGTATTTTTGATAAAAGCAATTTCTGAAGCTTCTGCTCCAATAAATTTTGCAAAATCATCTCTAATTTGCTCAGTTTTATCTACCCAAATCGTATAATTTCTTATACCTTCGTTTAAAAAATGATTAATATACTTATCAAGTATTTGGCGGGTTTGCAAGTGTATAGGTGCTACAGCTGCGTGATCAAGATAAGTTAGGCTATTTGTAGTAGGAAAATTCTCTCTTATTTTTGTTATATTTAACATTACTACCTTAAAAAGTTGATTATTATAAATAAAATTATATAATTAAGCTAATGAGCTTTTATTAAGATTTTATATTAATCAGGACTTTAATCAAACCAATTGGTAAAAATAGTAACATTCGTAAAAATTAATCGATATTGGCATCTAATATAATTTAAATGTACATTTAAAAGTGAGAACTCAATGTCAAGCCTAATTCCTGAGAATCAGTCATCAGATAAAATAACGCAATTACAGCATAACTTTTGGGAACTTAATGTATTATTTGAGTTATCAAGAGCTCTGAACTATGCTTCAGATATTTATTCTCTGGCAGAAGGGTTCATTGACTTTTTGAAAAACCAGTTATCAGTCAGGAATATAGCATTTTATGTTTTAGATGGGGAAAAATATCATATAATTTCTTATGATGATGTTGGATTACCTTGTCCTGCAGAGTTCGAAAATGCGGGAGAAGGCATATGGCGTATTATTGAAGAAGGACAACCTGTGCAAGTTGCTGATACTAAAGGTAAATGCATTTATTCACAGTTTTTTGACAGGTATAATTTACATAATCTTAATTCGTACTATTGGCTTCCAATTTTAAACGAAGGCAGAGTAATAACAATTATTTCCATAGGCCCTAAAAATGAAACTGAGCCGTATTCTGAACTTGAACTAAAAACGCTGGCAAAAGTTTGTGAATATATGACTCCTGCAATAAGCAGAGTACAAACTCAGCAAGCAAAAGAGAGAAATATCAATTACCTGCAAAAAAGTTTACATAATATCTCAATTCTTTATAATCTTGGTCAGGCTATTAACTTTATTGATGACTTGAAGAGGTTATTAAAAATTATCTTAGATAAGGCAATTCAGACAGTTTCAGCTGAAAAAGGTTCATTAATGCTTTATGATAATGCTTATAATGAGCTAATTGTAAAAGTTGTACACGGTTTACCTGATAAAGAAATTGAAGATAAAATAAATGAAGGTTTGATTCAGTGCACCAGGATTAAAGTAGGCGAAGGTATAGCTGGAGAGGTATTCCATACCAAAAAACCTATAATTACCAATTTAGGATCAAGTGATCCAAGATTTAAACAGTCATCAAATTCAAGAGTAAGCTCGATTTTATGTGTGCCTCTTGTGGTTAAAGGTGAAGCTATTGGTGTAATAAATATCACTAACAAGTTATCAGGAGGGTTCTTTAACCATGATGATTTAGACTTTATGGTTTCCTTAGCTAACCATGCCGCAATTGCAATAAGTAATGCTCAGTTATATGAACTTGCTACAAAAGATGGACTTACTAAGCTTTATATTTATAGACATTTTCAATATATGCTTGATAGCGAGATTAAAAGATCAGCCAGGTATAAACATTCTGTCTCATTGCTAATGATGGATATAGATAATTTTAAACAAATTAATGATGCGCATGGCCACCAAATTGGAGATGAAATTCTAAGAGTTATTGCGAATGTAATTTCTTCTACCTGTCGGAAAATTGATATGCCAAGTCGATATGGTGGTGAAGAATTTGCAGTTATATTGCCTGAAACTTCTACAGAAAATGCAAGAAAAATAGCAGATCGTATCAGGAGAAAAGTAGAAGCTATAGCTGTAACAACAGAGAACACTGCGAAAGTTGTGCCCACTATTAGTATAGGTATTTCTACGTATCCTGATTTAGCAAATAGTCAGGAATCATTAATTGGTTCAGCTGATAAAGCCTTATACTTTGCTAAGGAAAAAGGTAAAAACTGCGTAGCTGAATTCAGTCCTGATGGTTGCACAATCACATGCCAATGTGAAAATAAAAAGCCAGTTCAAGGTAAAAATAGTAGAAAGAAATAGTACTAATACCTTCTTAATATATGCTGTAATTCTAACAGAGCTGTATATGTTGGCAAAATATAGAGTTTTTCATCATTTTCCAGATTCAATAAAGAATAATCAATGGCTTTTTTAATATTTTCAATGATTTTAAGATTATTATGGTCAATTCCTGCATATTTTAACCTGACAGCCATATCAGAAGCTCTTATTCCACTGGTTATTATCTGTTTATTATGATTATTTAACAGCTCAAAATTAGCATCCCATAACCAGGATACATCTCTTCCATCAGCATAATTATCATTAATTATGATTAATAGTTTGCTATTTTTATTATCTTTGACTGTTCTAAGTACTTCTGTTGCTCCTATAGGGTTTTTTATAAGCTGAATCAATGCTGGCTTGCCTTTAAGATAAGTTAATTCAGCTCTACCGAAAATAGTACTGTAATTTTCCAGTCCATTTATTATGATTTCAGGTGAGATATTTAATTCCAGACACAATGTTATTGCTGCTAGCGCATTATAAGCGTTATATAACCCAGGCATGTTGAGATTCACATTGAATGTTTCAGCATTTTTAGAAGTAATTGTAAGAGTAGAGTTATTAATATCTATATTTGCAACTGCGCTGATATCCGGATTGGGCCTTGATCTTCCGCAATTACAGCTATAATGGCCAAGGTGTCCATAAAATATTTTAGAATAATCATATTTTTTACCACAACTACAAGCCGCAACTTCTTGTGGGGATTTAACAGTTTTATCCTGATTGACAAAATTTACTTCACTAAAGCCATAATATACTTTTTTGATATTTTTATCTTGTGCTAGTGCCGATACCATAGGATCATCAGCATTAAGTGCTACCTTTAGAGGCTTTTTCTTAACAGTTTTATCTATAGCAGACTGAATTTTCTTAGCTGTTGTATCGAGTTCTCCATATCTATCGAGTTGATCTCTAAATAAATTTGTTACTAAAAGCAGTTCCGGATTAAATTCATCTACGGCTTTTAAAAAGAAGGCTTCATCAATTTCCAGAATACAGTGATCTACATCCAGTTTTCCATTTAAACTGCTTTCCTGTGTTATTGCAGTTGTAATGCCGGTTAGCATATTAGCGCCCTTTTTATTATGAGCGACTTTGCGTTTATCCTTAGTCAAAATATTAGCAATAAAACCGGCGGTTGTAGTCTTTCCATTTGTACCAGTAACCACAATAATTTCTCTTTTGGATTGATTAACCAGATATGAAAGTACATCTGGTGCGATCTTTCTTGCTATTTTGCCTGGAAAATTTGTGCCAGCACCAAAATTAAGACGCTTACTAATGTATCCGATTAATTTTGAAGCTAAAATTGAATTTTTGTAAAATAAACTTTTTATCATAATTTTAAATATTCATTTTTGTTTTTAATAATAATTAAACTTTAGAATAATTTCAAAAAAATTATTTAACCTATAAAATGTATACAAATTAATAATGAAATGAACTATAATAATAAAATTCGTTAGGCTATTAGATTATAGAATAAGTTTCTAAATTGAAATTATGACACAAAATTATTTATTAATATTTACTTTTGAGATAGTTATTTTTTATTTTATCGTTTACTCATTAGTCAAGGCAAATAGATGGGTAAATGATAAGCAGCGTTATGTTGATGA of Candidatus Melainabacteria bacterium RIFOXYA2_FULL_32_9 contains these proteins:
- a CDS encoding ATP-dependent DNA helicase; the protein is MTTEITKNNLTETNTAGSSVKKYVLKKSSTVNKFQINYEAELNESQYQAVINTEGPVLVIAGAGTGKTRTLVYRVARMVESGIKPDNILLLTFTRKASEEMLSRASIILDSRCENIAGGTFHSFANMILRKYADQLELKNSFTILDRSDAEDAINLIRGKIVDTKKRRFPRKATICDIYSKAINKDIAVPEIIESEYSQFMQCTDQIIEICQQYGDYKRSNSLLDYDDLLLYLKVLLLSSEKIRKKLSETYKYIMIDEYQDTNSIQAEIVKLLAYTHNNVMAVGDDSQSIYSFRGANFKNIINFPKLFEGAKVIKLEQNYRSTQEILDVTNDVIKYAYEKYSKNLFTIRKNGEKPAIVVAPNQQIESEFVSQRILELQEEGISLNNMAVLARSSRTTYNLEVELGKKGIPFRKFGGYKFIDTAHIKDIIAHLRVIVNREDQISWNRILLLLNGIGNIASSKLIPILSGKEITDIKLLPVGNKSKDQLNTLINSIETVRQGKYKPSEVVEIIANYYHPILADRYDDFPKREKDLEHFKYLAEGYRSLESFLSDLVLEPPESSFSDVQKGAIHDEYLTLSTIHSAKGLEWDTVFIIGAVEGKFPSIYSYDDQDSLEEERRLMYVATTRAKNNLYITYPIDMFDYNQGITLSKPSRFVEKIPENLLERWCLVQE